The DNA segment CGGTTCGCTTTTTTGGGTAAATTCTGAGAAGTATGAGTATAATTATTCTGTAATGTTCTGACATTAATTTTGCTCTCTACTACAAAAAGCAGAAAAAGAGTAGTCAAAAAATATACGATATAATTTCTCATAACTTTCAATGCACAAATGTAGGAGTTCAATGGACAATTTCTCAAATAAAAACCTAACATAATCCATTGCATTAACAATATTTAACACTGCTTTAAATTAGCTGAATTGCGATTTAATATCAGTTATGACTCGCATAAAAACATTCCAAAATTTTAATTTTCAGCTTATTGCAAAAAATATTTTGAATTATAACGAACCATGGCACTCAATTTGCTTAACGTTGAGTCATTAAAAATTTCGTTAAAATGTTAATTTATCATAAAAAAAATAGATTGAAATTCAGGAACTCAGATTAAATTTTCTTTTATAAAAACAATAAGCTATAGTGAATTATTTATAATGATATTTTAATCTAAGAATGTAATCTCTTTATACAAGCATATTGCAGAAGCTTCGCTTATCGTTATCCGTCTAAATTTAAATTCACAAAGTTTGAGTTATTGTAAACAGTATAATTATTAATAAAATTTTATAAAAAATTAACATATTATCTTTAATAAAGCCGTAAATTTATAAGTAATTAACACCAAATAATGCATTATATAAAAACAAAATACTATGAAAAATATATTACGAATAATTACATTAACATTAGTCTTTGCTTTAACGGCATGTAAGCATCAGTCTAAAGATGAAGAAGTTCATCTGCAGAATCTTACTGATACGGAAACGGTAACTGACGATAAAATTACAAAAAACGTTTTTACTGATTCCTATGGTGATAAGCTTGAGGCAACACTTAATGAAACTAAAAATACGATAATTGTTCGCTTTGACGGAAAAACGTATGAGATGAAAAAAAGCGATGAGCTTCCTGAATATACGGCTACAAACCCTGATTATCAGTACTCTGATATACGTGGAGAAATAACTTTTTTAAGAAAAGGATACAATATGGTTTTGTTTCATCATAAAAAAGATAAACAGGATTCCAATACCAAAATGGCATCTTATTAAACTGCACCTACAATAAATAATATATCTGAAAAAGCACTTTTGATTGTCAAAAGTGCTTTATTTTTTTTTCTTGTAAATCATACAGCATATTAGCAAAATAATGTTGACAACGACTGCGAAAGCATTGGAAAGTATGATCGGGAGCTCATCTTTTATAAATCCGTACCAAACCCATAAAGAAAGTCCGGAAATCAGGACTAAAATCATAGTCCATGACAGATCTTCAGCATTTTTCTGCTTTAATACTTTCACTAATTGCGGAATCATGGATACTGATGTTAAAATTCCCGCTACAATCCCCAGAATATTTTCGTTCATAACTTATCTTTTATTTAAGATAAGAAATTTCGTGCCGTGATGGAATCATTACAACTATCGTTATGTAAATCTTTCAAAAGCAATTTCTTCATGAAGAGGGATTTTATTTTCAATATAATCATATAAACTCCTGGAAAAATAGCACCCATTAAGAATTCCTCTTGCGCCAAGACCATTAAAAACATACATATCATAATGTAGATGATGTCTCCCGATAATCGGTCTTCTGTCTTTTACGGTGGGCCTGAATCCGAAATGTACTTCTTCAATACTAAAATCGTGAGGATAAAATTCCTTTAACCCGTTTTCAAGCTGTTTAACAGCAGAAGAATCTATCTCATGATGAAGCTGTTCCCTGTCATATGTTCCGCCATAGAAATACTTTTCATCATCAATTGGAAAAAGGAAATGCTTTTTCTTAATGGTATTATTTTCAGGTAAAGCCCTGGAAAGTTTAACTTTAATATGGTGACCTTTGTTGGGAACAACAGGAATATCCGAAAAGAAAGGATTGTCTTTTACAGCCATGCCTTCGCAGAATAAGATCTGTTTATAGCTGATATTTTTATAAGTATGATCTGCAATGTTAAGATCAGAGTATATAAACTTTTCTTTGATAAGTTGCTCACGTTTTAGTAAAAAATCAAATAAACCCGTGAAAAATCCTTTAACATCCAACCTGGCAGACTGATTCACCTTTCCTGAATTAAAATCATTTTTTACCACTTCTAAATGAGTGAAATTTTTATCTAAAAAATGAAAAAGATTATCGTTTGATGATTTTTTAAGCCAAAGTTGTTGCTCATTCTCATCATGAAAAATTCTGTGAATTGGTGCATCGATTAAATAATTCTGACCGGTATATTTTTCAATTTCGTTTAAAGTTTCCTTCAAAAAATCAATTTGTTCCTGAGCTTTCCAAAACGTAGTAAACTTTTTTAAAACTACCGGATTGATGATACCCGCGGAAACACGGGAGGCACTCGTTTTTTCTTCCGAGAATACAACAAATGATTTATTATTTTTTATAAGCTGATGGGCAAAGAAAAGCGAAGCATAACCATCTCCCACAATAATATAGTCTACATTTTCCATAATAAAAAAACCTGAGTAAAAATACTCAGGTTTTCTATAATTATCAAGTGAAATTTAGTAATTCCACATATCATTTTCCATTTGCAGGATTTGTGACTTGATTCTGTCACTTTCTTCTAATTGCTCATCAGCATCTCTTGGGATATAGTCTTTAATAACTCCATCACCAAGTCCTGTTGAAGATTTGAAGATCACAGAAGAGAATCTTCTTGCATTGATCAAATCATCGAAAGAAAGATCTGCAGAAGTATTTTTTCTGTTATAAACATAATTGTTAGCCAAAATTTCTCTTGCATTAGGATAATATACCCAGAAAAGATCGATTAATTCATCAGCTCCAGGCAAAGGCTGTCCATCCGGCGTAGTTCTACCTATCAATTTTGGATCTGGCCCCATTGCAGCAATTCCAAGAGGTCTGTACTTTAATTGTCCGTCTCTCTTATCGATGAACCACATTCCGAATACTTTTAAAACTTTAACTTTCTCTGTTGTTGTTTCATAAACATCAGTAAGTTCTTTTTTCTCCTGTTCTGTAAGCTGACGTCCACTGTTTAAGATATTAATAGCTTCATCATCTACTCTTACGTCAACAAGTCTTGACTTGATCTGTTCAGGAGTAAGTCTTTGTACAAAGTTTTCATCATCATAAACTTCTTTGATGTCACCATTTAAAGCACCATCAAGTAAAAGCTTATACAAAGATTTTGTTTCTGAAGACAGTAATCCATCAGGATTGTTATAATAGAAAGGCTGATTGATTTTATCATTCATATCAATTACCTCCCAAACAAACATGCTTTTTAGGATATCCTTCTCATCAACAAACCCATATTCCAGAGGTTTTACTTTTTTGTCGATAACAGTATCTCCAACTTTCATTTTGTTCTCAGCTCTCATTTTTCTGAATTCTTCAGGAGAAGAAGCGTTCAGGATAGTCTGGGAAAAAGCGAATCCCGAAACTAATACTAAAAAACTGCTAATATATTTTTTCATAATTCTTTATTATTGAACATTAATTAATACAGGTGAAATATTTGGAATAATAGTATTTCCTAATCCAGTAGCTGTTGCTTTAATATCAAAGATATATACTCCGTCTCCAGGTCTTAGATTTCTAAACATTCCTGCTGCTCCTTGTAGAGAATTCCCTTGAACCTGCATTGAAGCTCTACCAGGCACTCTTACCATGAACGAAGTCACGTTGAAGGATACCGGGAAGTCAAAGTCAGGAATAACTGCCTGAAGCTGTTGATTTTCAACTGAAGATGCTGGTAATGTCAACATATTCTTCCCTCTGATCTGTCCTTGTGGAGGAGGTACATTTTTAATTCTGTATTCAAAAACCTGAGAAATTGATTTTCCGTAAGGATCTGTTCCAGATAATGTTATTTTCAGAATATTTCCTGCACCTGGTCTAACATCCCATTTACCTGGACCTGTACTCTTAACAGTAGCTCCAGGAGCAGATAAGGATAACTTAGCATTATCGGCACCTAAGATTGAACCTGAAACAGGGTTATCAAGGTTTCTGTACATTACATTCATTTTATCAGCTGAAAGCAATAAACCTTTCTGAAGTTTCACTTCCTGAGGACCAGCAATTACATTATATGTATGCGTGAACGGGAAGCTTTGTGCTTTTCCGGTAGCATCCGTTAAAGTAATATTTCCACTTAATGTGTGTGGCCCGATTCCGCTGGTATTTAGTGTAGCATATCCTTTACCATTTTCCTGTCTTCCAACTCCGGAAATGTTAATTTTGTTACTGTTAGAATAATTACCTAACATTACCACTGCTTCGGCAGGCTTACCTGCAACAACATCTACAGGAGCAGAAACGATTGCTTCATAGCTTGTAAACTTGATGCTTGCATCCACTTTTTCCTGTAATAATAATGCTAATGCATCAGACTGTACATTTCTCGCATCATTCTGAATAATCTCAAGATTAGACAATGCTGCAATAAGAGGCTGGTGATAGAATTTATTCTGTAACCATGTTTTATTGTTTGGTGACTGTCCTTTAGGATATTCTGCGATTAATGATTTGTTAGCTCTTTCAATTAAATCTTTTAACTGAGAATTTCCTCCGAAAGTAGCATTGATATAGTTTCTGACATCATCAATTTTCGCTTTCAGTTCCATAGCTCCTTTTGATGCAGAGTTTTCATCTCCATCTTTAAAGAAATAGGTTGTAGTTGCTTCATTGTTGTTCAGTGCTGAGAAATTTTCACTTACATCAATCAACTTTCCTGTTTTAGGATCTTTTTCTACAAATTCGGATTCTTTTTTAAGTTTATCCTTGATCTGATCTGCATGCTGTACCAACGCATTTATTTTCTGCTTCAGCTGCTGATATTGCTGCCAAGGCTGAGCATAGGTATCCGGTACCTGCTGAGCTTTAGCTTCTAACGTCTTTTCAAAGATATCTTCGTTTTTTCTTTCTGTTAATAAACGCGTATCTTTTAAAGCAACCGTAGAGTCATAATATGATCTAATGATTTCCGCATCAATATTTAGAGCCATCATCGCGATGAACACCAAATACATCAGGTTGATCATCTTCTGACGAGGTGTCTGTTTTCCTTGTGCCATTCTTTTCTTTTTGTTTTAGTTAAGTAGTTAAATTTAGAAATGGTTAAGGATTATGACTTCATAGCAGTTAGCATACCACCATAAACTCTGTTTAAGTTATTTAAGTTAGCTGTTAAACCTTGCAATTCTTGGTTGAATTTTTCTGAGTGCTCAGCAGACTTCTGCATATCTTCTACATATTTTTTAGCAAAATCAGACTGTCTTTGTCCGTTTTCCAACTGCATTGCATAAAGTGCATTCATGCTCTCCATGTGCTGAGCAGCTTTATTTAATTGTTCGTTATATTTATGTGTAGAAGCAGAAACATCTACCGTTTGATTGATCTGATCTACAGAACTTGAAAATTTATCGATTCCTGTTCTTAATCTTTCGAATAGCTGAACATCCAATTTAGCATCCTGAAGCATTTTATCTAATTTTCCTGAAAGAGAATTTTCAAGTTCAGCAAAATGATCGATTGTATTTTTAGCTGATACATTAGAGTGCAAAGGATTTGGATTTGCATGTTTATCTAATAATTCCGGATATACGTTTTCCCAAGCATAAGATTCTTCAGTTTTTGGCGGGTCGAAAGCGAAGATAATGAAGATGATCGCTTCTGTAATAAGTCCCACTGTAAGAGCAACGTTACCTGTGATAGGTCCAATGTTGATGTGAGTAATTTTAAGCCAAGCTCCAAGAATTACAATTGCAGCACCGAATGAATAGAAGAAATTCATCCAAGCATCTTTAGTCTTAAACATATAAGTTAGTTTTTTTTAATGTTAAATAAAAAATTGTTATTGAAAATAAAAATGGTTTGAAAAATTATCTGTTAATTTTTCTTGGCTTAACAGCAGCTTCAGGAATATCCTGTACGGTTCTGAATCCGATATAGCTTCTTGCTGAATCTTTTCTCTCCCAGTCTCTTGTACCGTTCATCAACATATATCCAACATCTTTCCAAGAACCACCTCTTACTGATTTTTTCGTGTCAGTTAAATCTTTTGTAGAAGGGTTTAAAGTAGATGAGAACCCGTATGAAGAGTTGTTGTAAGCAGATAATGTCCATTCAGAAACGTTTCCAGCCATATCATATAATCCATAACCGTTTTTCTTAAATTTCTTTACAGGAGCAGTATATGTATAAGTACCTTTTTTGTTGTCTTCCATGTAATCTCCTCTCTTAGGTTTGAAGTTTGCCAGGTAGCAACCTCTGTCATCCATTAAGTAAGGACCACCCCAAGGATAAGTAGCATTTTGCATTCCGCCTCTTGCAGCATATTCCCATTCGATTTCCGTTGGAAGTCTGAACTGCAATGGTCTTTGTTTTCTTCTTTTTAAACTTTCGTTATAATCGGATTTCAATTTGGATCTGAAGTTACAGTAAGCTCTTGCCTGATCCCAGGTAACTCCAACTACAGGATAATCTTTGTAAGCTTTGTGCCAGAAATACTGTTCGAACAATGGTTCGTTATAAGCAAAATGGAAATCTTTTACCCAAACGGTTGTATCAGGATAGATGGCGATGCTTTCACTTCTAAGGTAGTTTACACCTCTTTCTTTTTCAGCCATAGCAACATCCATGTCCCCCCATCTGTAAGTATATTTAAGTTTACTAACATCAAGGATTCTTTCATTACCAACTCTTGAAGAAGCAGGCAAATACATTGATTCAAGAACCTCTGCATATTCTACGTCCGGATATTTGGACGTATTCCAATGCAATGGAACTTTCCAGTCGATTTTTTTGGTAGGATCAAAAGTACTTTCGTCTCCGCCTCCCTGTGCTTCTAAATATTCCTGATATGGTGTTAAATTTTCTTCTTTTTGAGCAAGGTATGCATAATCTCCTATGCTTGTTCCTCTTCCTTTACCTTCACCACCTTCTCCGGCAGCTTCAGCAAGTAGTGTTCTTGCGATAGAATCTCTTACATAGTTGATAAATACTCTATACTCAGCATTGGTAGTTTCTGCTTCATCCATGAAGAAAGAAGAAACAGTAACTGTTTTTGCCTGAGCTTTTTCAGGACTGTCTGTAAAATCCTGATCAGTTAGCCCCGCAACAAACGATCCTGCAGGAATTGCAACCATGCCGTATGGTCTTTCCGCAACAAATGATTTTGTTTTTTCTCTTGGTATCAACTCTCCTTTTGTTCCTGGTTTCCCCACAGAAGAAGTACCACCACCTGAACAAGATACCGACGCTACTGACGCAGACAATAATAAAAGAAATATCCTTTTCATGTTAATTTTTATAATTAAGCCGTAAATATATAATTTTTTTAAGAAACTTTTAAGATTTTTTTTGAAATAACGAAAGAAATCTAAATTTATTTTATTTACAAGTATTTTTTATTCCACAGTTACAGATTTTGCGAGGTTTCTCGGCTGGTCTACATTCGCTCCTCTATACACTGCAATATAGTACGCTAACAGCTGTAAAGGCACTGATGCCACGATTGGCGAGAAACATTCTGACGTTTCAGGGATCTCAATAACATAGTCTGACATTTCGCTTACCTGTGTATCTCCATTATTTACCACAGCGATTACCTTTCCTTTTCTTGCTTTAATTTCCTGAACATTACTTACAATCTTGTCATAATGTCCTTTTTTAGGAGCGATAATTACAATAGGCATATTTTCGTCGATCAATGCAATAGGACCGTGTTTCATTTCTGCTGCAGGGTATCCTTCTGCATGAATATAGGAAATCTCTTTTAGCTTCAAAGCTCCCTCAAGGGCTGCCGGATAATTGTATCCTCTTCCCAGATAAAGGAAGTTTGTTGCATTTACAAAATCTTTAGCAATATTCTGCACAAGCTCATGAGTAGAACTTAATACATCTTCGATTTTTTTAGGGATAGCATCCAATTCAGCGGTTAAGCTCATGAAATCAGCATTTCCTAAGTTTCCATTGTGTTTACCTAATTTTAATGCAATTAAGCTAAGAATTGTAAGCTGTGCCGTAAATGCCTTTGTAGAAGCTACACCGATTTCAGGGCCTGCGTGTGTATAGGATCCTGCGTCTGTAATTCTTGCAATAGATGAATCTACAACATTACAGATCCCGTAAATAAATGCACCTTTCTCTTTTGCGAGTTTAAGGGCAGCCATGGTGTCTGCAGTTTCTCCGGATTGGGAAATCGCGATAACAACGTCTTTGTCCGTAATAATCGGGTTTCTGTATCTGAATTCAGAAGCGTATTCTACTTCAACAGGAATTCTTGCATATTCTTCGATAAGATATTCTCCGATGAGTCCTGCATGCCATGATGTTCCGCAGGCAATGATAATAATTCTGTTAGCATTTTTGAATTTCTCAATATGATCCCAGATTCCGGCCATTTTGATAACACCTTCATCCACCAGTAATCGTCCTCTCATGGTATCATGAACGGATTTTGGCTGTTCGAAGATTTCTTTTAACATGAAATGCTCATATCCGCTTTTTTCAATCTGCTCGAGACTTAACTTAAGTTTTTGGATTTCAGGTATGATTTTAGAATTTTCAGTAATTGTTCTTATATCCACACCATTTTCCAATGAGATGGTGGCCATGTGTCCTTCCTCAAGATAAATAGCTTCTTTTGTAAATTCTACAAAAGGAGAAGCGTCAGACGCTATAAAATATTCTTTATCGCCAATTCCTATTGCCAACGGAGACCCTAGTCTTCCAACAACAAGTACTCCCGGATAATCTTCATGCATTACGGTAATAGCATATGCTCCGTAAACTTCATTTAATGCATATCTTACAGCAGTAGGAAAATCCGTTTCATTGTTAAGGTCCATAAAATACTGAATAAGATTAACCAGAACTTCGGTATCTGTTTCAGATTTGAAGGAGAATCCTTTTTCCGTAAGCATTGTTTTGATGGTATCATAATTTTCAATGATTCCATTATGAATAATAGCTAGCTTCCCGTTATTAGATAAATGAGGGTGAGAGTTTCTGTCGCTTGGTACTCCGTGAGTTGCCCAGCGGGTGTGTCCCATCCCGATTTTAGCTTTACCTTTCAATTGGCCGGAAATATTCACCAGATCCTCAACTTTGCCTTTCGTTTTTTCAACCTCTAATTTGTTATTCCCATCTTCTAAAACGATTCCGGCACTGTCGTAGCCTCTGTATTCTAATCTTCTAAGACCGTTAATTACTATATCGTAAGCGTCTTGAAAGCCTGTGTATCCAACGATTCCGCACATAATTATATCAAGTGTTTAAGTGTTTTAAGTGTGTTTTTTAAATATTATTTTGTCCCGTAAGTAACCATAAGTTGTACACGGTTAGCATTTGTTGCATCTGTTCCGATAAATACTGCTCTGCTTGTATTATAAGAAGTAGTTGTAGATTTGTAACCGGCAAGAGTAGTTCCGTCGGAACTTTTTTCGAAACTTCCTAAATTTATTTTAAAATATTTTGTTTCGGTTTTGTCTGTTGACGCCTTGCTATCCGGCTCAATCATTTCTTTTATGGACTGTGTAACAATAAAGTCGTAATATGTTTTATCTGTATCCATATTGTACGCTTTAAAAATGGTATATCCGGTAACTCCTGCCAGCTTTAAGAGATCATTGGTAAAACTCGTTCTTACCTTGGTAGGATTAGAGGAATTTGCAGGATCAACATATCTGCGCAATAAAGTAAATTCTGTAGGCTTTTTAAATTTTGTACTGTTCCATGCAGGATCTACATAAATTCTGATCTTAGCACTTATTATAGCTGCTTTATTATTTTGATACAGATTTTTAAGATCATTAATGGTAGACTCAGGGATTTTAATTCCGATAGAATTCCCTCCCATTGCCTGGGCATAAAGTTTTGAATCACCAGTAACGCTGTTATATCCGGCACCTGAAACTGCAGAACCAGTTCTGGCATACTGGTACTGACCAATGTGAGCATTTCCTGATCCTAGTACGAATGAATAAGAAGTCTGCGGTCTTGTTGTCGTTCCGTTTTCCGTTTTATCATATTTATAATACATGATCATTTCCATATCATTAGGCGCAAACTGGAACAAATATCCGTCCGACTCTGCAACAGAAACTCTTAATCCTTTAAAATAACGGATAAAGTTGGATGCATCCTGAAGTTCAGGCTGATCTTTTTTGGCAATGATTTTAGTCTGGAAGAAATTTTTATCCAGCGGAATTCTGATTCCCGGTGTTGAAGCAGTAAATAATGCCGTACCTCCATCATCTTTTGTAATGGCAATAGAGCTTGCGTTTCCATTAAATACTTTTGAACCTAATTCATTAGAATCAAACGCAAAAACGTCATTAGACTTTACCGTATCTGAAGCTGCTTTAAGGAAAGTCTGTACTTCATTTACCTTTATGGTTAAACTCTTTTTTGCTCTCCCGAATTTTAAAACAGGATATGTATTAACTACCTTTTTAGCATTTACCGCTCCATCCGCTGCCGTAGTAT comes from the Chryseobacterium nepalense genome and includes:
- the gldL gene encoding gliding motility protein GldL, coding for MFKTKDAWMNFFYSFGAAIVILGAWLKITHINIGPITGNVALTVGLITEAIIFIIFAFDPPKTEESYAWENVYPELLDKHANPNPLHSNVSAKNTIDHFAELENSLSGKLDKMLQDAKLDVQLFERLRTGIDKFSSSVDQINQTVDVSASTHKYNEQLNKAAQHMESMNALYAMQLENGQRQSDFAKKYVEDMQKSAEHSEKFNQELQGLTANLNNLNRVYGGMLTAMKS
- the glmS gene encoding glutamine--fructose-6-phosphate transaminase (isomerizing), which codes for MCGIVGYTGFQDAYDIVINGLRRLEYRGYDSAGIVLEDGNNKLEVEKTKGKVEDLVNISGQLKGKAKIGMGHTRWATHGVPSDRNSHPHLSNNGKLAIIHNGIIENYDTIKTMLTEKGFSFKSETDTEVLVNLIQYFMDLNNETDFPTAVRYALNEVYGAYAITVMHEDYPGVLVVGRLGSPLAIGIGDKEYFIASDASPFVEFTKEAIYLEEGHMATISLENGVDIRTITENSKIIPEIQKLKLSLEQIEKSGYEHFMLKEIFEQPKSVHDTMRGRLLVDEGVIKMAGIWDHIEKFKNANRIIIIACGTSWHAGLIGEYLIEEYARIPVEVEYASEFRYRNPIITDKDVVIAISQSGETADTMAALKLAKEKGAFIYGICNVVDSSIARITDAGSYTHAGPEIGVASTKAFTAQLTILSLIALKLGKHNGNLGNADFMSLTAELDAIPKKIEDVLSSTHELVQNIAKDFVNATNFLYLGRGYNYPAALEGALKLKEISYIHAEGYPAAEMKHGPIALIDENMPIVIIAPKKGHYDKIVSNVQEIKARKGKVIAVVNNGDTQVSEMSDYVIEIPETSECFSPIVASVPLQLLAYYIAVYRGANVDQPRNLAKSVTVE
- the gldN gene encoding gliding motility protein GldN codes for the protein MKKYISSFLVLVSGFAFSQTILNASSPEEFRKMRAENKMKVGDTVIDKKVKPLEYGFVDEKDILKSMFVWEVIDMNDKINQPFYYNNPDGLLSSETKSLYKLLLDGALNGDIKEVYDDENFVQRLTPEQIKSRLVDVRVDDEAINILNSGRQLTEQEKKELTDVYETTTEKVKVLKVFGMWFIDKRDGQLKYRPLGIAAMGPDPKLIGRTTPDGQPLPGADELIDLFWVYYPNAREILANNYVYNRKNTSADLSFDDLINARRFSSVIFKSSTGLGDGVIKDYIPRDADEQLEESDRIKSQILQMENDMWNY
- a CDS encoding DUF4270 family protein, with the protein product MIHTVKKTITAISMVVLGSILLYNCEPDADTLGEQLFLDGAAQGKEQAFPVVAYNINNNDTIRTDASKLTYGVLGAFNESQFGMQKASYLTQVKLSTYDPDFGTNATVDSVVLVIKPRYASDSVTTNTVDDNYTYTTAADGAVNAKKVVNTYPVLKFGRAKKSLTIKVNEVQTFLKAASDTVKSNDVFAFDSNELGSKVFNGNASSIAITKDDGGTALFTASTPGIRIPLDKNFFQTKIIAKKDQPELQDASNFIRYFKGLRVSVAESDGYLFQFAPNDMEMIMYYKYDKTENGTTTRPQTSYSFVLGSGNAHIGQYQYARTGSAVSGAGYNSVTGDSKLYAQAMGGNSIGIKIPESTINDLKNLYQNNKAAIISAKIRIYVDPAWNSTKFKKPTEFTLLRRYVDPANSSNPTKVRTSFTNDLLKLAGVTGYTIFKAYNMDTDKTYYDFIVTQSIKEMIEPDSKASTDKTETKYFKINLGSFEKSSDGTTLAGYKSTTTSYNTSRAVFIGTDATNANRVQLMVTYGTK
- a CDS encoding NAD(P)/FAD-dependent oxidoreductase; this encodes MENVDYIIVGDGYASLFFAHQLIKNNKSFVVFSEEKTSASRVSAGIINPVVLKKFTTFWKAQEQIDFLKETLNEIEKYTGQNYLIDAPIHRIFHDENEQQLWLKKSSNDNLFHFLDKNFTHLEVVKNDFNSGKVNQSARLDVKGFFTGLFDFLLKREQLIKEKFIYSDLNIADHTYKNISYKQILFCEGMAVKDNPFFSDIPVVPNKGHHIKVKLSRALPENNTIKKKHFLFPIDDEKYFYGGTYDREQLHHEIDSSAVKQLENGLKEFYPHDFSIEEVHFGFRPTVKDRRPIIGRHHLHYDMYVFNGLGARGILNGCYFSRSLYDYIENKIPLHEEIAFERFT
- a CDS encoding SemiSWEET transporter produces the protein MNENILGIVAGILTSVSMIPQLVKVLKQKNAEDLSWTMILVLISGLSLWVWYGFIKDELPIILSNAFAVVVNIILLICCMIYKKKK
- the gldK gene encoding gliding motility lipoprotein GldK; translated protein: MKRIFLLLLSASVASVSCSGGGTSSVGKPGTKGELIPREKTKSFVAERPYGMVAIPAGSFVAGLTDQDFTDSPEKAQAKTVTVSSFFMDEAETTNAEYRVFINYVRDSIARTLLAEAAGEGGEGKGRGTSIGDYAYLAQKEENLTPYQEYLEAQGGGDESTFDPTKKIDWKVPLHWNTSKYPDVEYAEVLESMYLPASSRVGNERILDVSKLKYTYRWGDMDVAMAEKERGVNYLRSESIAIYPDTTVWVKDFHFAYNEPLFEQYFWHKAYKDYPVVGVTWDQARAYCNFRSKLKSDYNESLKRRKQRPLQFRLPTEIEWEYAARGGMQNATYPWGGPYLMDDRGCYLANFKPKRGDYMEDNKKGTYTYTAPVKKFKKNGYGLYDMAGNVSEWTLSAYNNSSYGFSSTLNPSTKDLTDTKKSVRGGSWKDVGYMLMNGTRDWERKDSARSYIGFRTVQDIPEAAVKPRKINR
- a CDS encoding GldM family protein, with the protein product MAQGKQTPRQKMINLMYLVFIAMMALNIDAEIIRSYYDSTVALKDTRLLTERKNEDIFEKTLEAKAQQVPDTYAQPWQQYQQLKQKINALVQHADQIKDKLKKESEFVEKDPKTGKLIDVSENFSALNNNEATTTYFFKDGDENSASKGAMELKAKIDDVRNYINATFGGNSQLKDLIERANKSLIAEYPKGQSPNNKTWLQNKFYHQPLIAALSNLEIIQNDARNVQSDALALLLQEKVDASIKFTSYEAIVSAPVDVVAGKPAEAVVMLGNYSNSNKINISGVGRQENGKGYATLNTSGIGPHTLSGNITLTDATGKAQSFPFTHTYNVIAGPQEVKLQKGLLLSADKMNVMYRNLDNPVSGSILGADNAKLSLSAPGATVKSTGPGKWDVRPGAGNILKITLSGTDPYGKSISQVFEYRIKNVPPPQGQIRGKNMLTLPASSVENQQLQAVIPDFDFPVSFNVTSFMVRVPGRASMQVQGNSLQGAAGMFRNLRPGDGVYIFDIKATATGLGNTIIPNISPVLINVQ